Below is a genomic region from Actinoallomurus bryophytorum.
AGCCCCTCGCCAACACGGTCGCCCAGGCCGTCGAGATGGCGGAGGCGGCCGAGCGGGCGCGGGCGAACGGCGTGCGCTCGATGGTGGCCTTCAACTACCGGCGTGTCCCCGCGCTGGCCCTGGCCCGGGACATGGTCGCCGAAGGCCGGCTCGGCACGATCCGCCACGTACGCGCGCAGTACCTCCAGGACTGGATCGTCGACCCGGAGTTCCCGCTGGTCTGGCGGCTGGACGTGAACAAGGCCGGTTCGGGGGCGCTCGGCGACATCGGAGCGCACATCATCGACGCCGCCCAGTTCGTCGCCGGCGACCAGGTGACCGGCGTCAGCGCCCTGATGGAGACCTTCATCCGCAAGCGTCCCCTCGCCGGCGCGTCGGCGGGCCTGGGCGCGGCCGCGTCCGGGAACCTCGGCCAGGGCACGGTGACGGTCGACGACGCGGCGCTGTTCATCGGCAAGATGTCGGGCGGCGCCCTCACCTCGTTCGAGGCGACGCGCTTCGCCACCGGCCGCAAGAACGCGATGCGCCTGGAGATCAACGGCTCGGCGGGCAGCCTGGCCTTCGACTTCGAGGCGATGAACGAGCTGTCCTTCTACGACAACACCGAGGACTCCCGTACGGCAGGGTTCCGCCGGATCCTCGTCACCGAACCGGACCATCCCTACGCCGGCGCCTGGTGGCCGCCGGGTCACCTGCTCGGGTACGACCACACCTTCACCCACGAGGTGAAGGACTTCGTGGAGGCGATCGCCTCCGGCACCGACCCGTCCCCGTCCTTCGAGGACGGCCTGCAGGTGCAACGCGTACTCGCCGCGGTCGCGCGCAGCGCGTCCGACCGCGGTGTCTGGACCGACGTCGAGGCCTGATCTCGCAATCGTCACTGGAGGAACCATGCCGCGTCCGATCACGCTCTTCACCGGCCAGTGGGCCGACCTCCCGTTCGAGGAGGTCTGCCGGCTCGCCTCCGGATGGGGCTACGACGGGCTCGAGATCGCCTGCTGGGGCGACCACTTCGAGGTCGACCGGGCACTCACCGACGACACGTACGTGCGGGGCAGGCTCGACATCCTGGAAAAGCACGGCCTCAAGGTCTGGGCGATCTCGAACCACCTGGTCGGCCAGGCCGTCTGCGACAGCATCATCGACGAGCGGCACCAGGGCATCCTGCCGTCCCGTATCTGGGGTGACGGCGATGCCGAGGGCGTACGTGGCCGCGCCGCCGAGGAGATGAAGGACACGGCGCGTGCCGCCGCCCGGCTCGGCGTCCCCACCGTCGTCGGCTTCACCGGATCGCCCATCTGGCACACGGTCGCGATGTTCCCGCCGGTCCCCGAGTCGATGATCGAGGCGGGGTACCGGGAGTTCGCCGACCGCTGGAACCCCATCCTGGACGTCTTCGACGAGGTGGGCGTCGGCTTCGCGCACGAGGTGCATCCCAGCGAGATCGCCTACGACTACTGGACGACCGTACGGACGCTGGAGGCGATCGGCCACCGCCCGGCGTTCGGCCTGAACTGGGACCCGTCGCACTTCGTCTGGCAGGACCTGGACCCGGTCGGCTTCCTGTTCGACTTCGCCGACCGCATCCGCCATGTCGACTGCAAGGACGCGAAGGTCCGCACCGGCGACGGCCGCCGCGGACGCCTCGCGTCCCACCTGCCGTGGGCCGACCTGCGGCGCGGCTGGGACTTCATCTCGACCGGACACGGCGACGTGCCGTGGGAGGACTGCTTCCGCGCGCTCAACGCCATCGGGTACGACGGCCCGATCTCGATCGAGTGGGAGGACGCCGGAATGGACCGCCTGACCGGCGCGCCCGACGCCCTCGCGTACGTGCGACGGCTGGCCGCCATCGAGCCACCGTCCACCGCCTTCGACGCGGCCTTCGGCTCCAGCGACTGACTCACGCCCCCCGCCGGCCGGTCGCGCTCCACGCGCGGCCGGCCGGCGTCGTACGCCCGGCCCATCCCGGGCCCGGCGTCCCAGCCCCATGTCCGTACGCGTCCGCGAGGCCCTGCGAAATAGTCGTCGCCTCCGAGCAGCAGACGGGGTGCCCGTGCATCTATAGAACATGGATCGGAATGAGGGGGACGTGGCCGACCCGGCGGACGCCGGGTCGGTGTTCACCATGCACCGGCTGGGCCTGCTTCGTCTGGCGGTACTGCTCATCGGCGATCGGGCGACCGCTGAGGACGTTGTGCAGGACGCGTTCGCCGGACTGCATTCGCGCTGGGCGGAGCTGCGTGACGTCGCGAGCGCCTTGGCCTACGTGCGCGGCTCGGTCGTCAACGGCTGCCGGATGGTGCACCGCCGCCGGTCGCTCATCCGCCGCATCGGGATCCTGCCCGACCCGCCGATCTGGTCGGCGGAGTCGGCCGCGCTGGTGCGCGAAGACCATCGGGAGGTGGTCGAGGCGCTCCAGCACCTGCCCCATCGCCGGCGGGAGGTCCTGGTCCTGCGGTACTACCTCGACCTGTCCGACGCGGAGATCGCGGAGATCATGGGCATCAGCCCGTCCACCGTCCGGTCCACCGCCGCCCGTGCGCTCGGCGCACTCGGCGAACTGCTCAAGGAGGGCACATGACCACAGAGGACCGGCTGCGCAGCGCCCTCACCGCGGTCGCCGAACTCGTACAGCCCGAGGAAGAATCGGAGCAGCGCACCGCGGCGGTCCGGTCGCGGCGCCGTGTCCGGCGCTATGGCCCGCTCGCGGTGGCCGTCGCGATCCTTCTGATCGTCGTGGCGGGCGTGGTGGCCAGGCGAGATCGGGCGCCGGCTCCAGACACGCTCGGCGGCGGATCCGCTCGGTACTTCATAGCCAACGTCTCGGGCGGTGACCATATCCATGAGCTGACCGTCCGCGACGTCCAGACCGGCAAGGTGACCGCGACGCGAGAACCTCCGGCCGGTGGCGAGTGGACGCGCCTTTCGGCGACCGCGGACCCGAACGTGTTCTACGTCGTCCTCGAGCACCAGGACCTCGCGTCCCTCTACCGGCTGCGGATCGACCGGAGCGGTCGGATCGGCGCCTTGACCCGGGTGCGGGATCTCCCGTCATCAGGCGTTGAGGCATCGTTCCTGGCCGTCTCGCCCGACGGGACGCGCGTCGCCTTCCCCGTCCGCCGGGACGACCGGCCGGATGGCCCTGCCCGGATCGACGTCATGACCCTGTCCAACGGGCGGCGCACCGCCTTCCGGACCTCAGAGGCCGGCGGGGTCGGTGACCTGTCCTGGGCGGCGGACGGGCGGCACCTGGCCTTCGTGCTCCGAGCGTCGGCCGCGCATCCCTCCATCATCCGCATCCTCGACACCGACGCCGGCCACGATCTCGTGGCGGACTCCCACCTCGTGCTGGTCGACACCGCCGTCCACACGTACACCACTCCCGTCCTCAGCGCGGACGGCCAGAGCCTCTATCTGATCGCGGATCATCGCGCCGGCGGCCACCGGTCGAC
It encodes:
- a CDS encoding sugar phosphate isomerase/epimerase family protein gives rise to the protein MPRPITLFTGQWADLPFEEVCRLASGWGYDGLEIACWGDHFEVDRALTDDTYVRGRLDILEKHGLKVWAISNHLVGQAVCDSIIDERHQGILPSRIWGDGDAEGVRGRAAEEMKDTARAAARLGVPTVVGFTGSPIWHTVAMFPPVPESMIEAGYREFADRWNPILDVFDEVGVGFAHEVHPSEIAYDYWTTVRTLEAIGHRPAFGLNWDPSHFVWQDLDPVGFLFDFADRIRHVDCKDAKVRTGDGRRGRLASHLPWADLRRGWDFISTGHGDVPWEDCFRALNAIGYDGPISIEWEDAGMDRLTGAPDALAYVRRLAAIEPPSTAFDAAFGSSD
- a CDS encoding Gfo/Idh/MocA family protein is translated as MTHESKPALGVGMVGYAFMGRAHSHAWRNAGAFFDLPGAPVMVALAGRSRDQATAAAERLGWGAAETDWRELIRRDDVDIIDICSPGDTHAEIAVAALEAGKHVLCEKPLANTVAQAVEMAEAAERARANGVRSMVAFNYRRVPALALARDMVAEGRLGTIRHVRAQYLQDWIVDPEFPLVWRLDVNKAGSGALGDIGAHIIDAAQFVAGDQVTGVSALMETFIRKRPLAGASAGLGAAASGNLGQGTVTVDDAALFIGKMSGGALTSFEATRFATGRKNAMRLEINGSAGSLAFDFEAMNELSFYDNTEDSRTAGFRRILVTEPDHPYAGAWWPPGHLLGYDHTFTHEVKDFVEAIASGTDPSPSFEDGLQVQRVLAAVARSASDRGVWTDVEA
- a CDS encoding SigE family RNA polymerase sigma factor, with amino-acid sequence MADPADAGSVFTMHRLGLLRLAVLLIGDRATAEDVVQDAFAGLHSRWAELRDVASALAYVRGSVVNGCRMVHRRRSLIRRIGILPDPPIWSAESAALVREDHREVVEALQHLPHRRREVLVLRYYLDLSDAEIAEIMGISPSTVRSTAARALGALGELLKEGT